In one Corallococcus sp. EGB genomic region, the following are encoded:
- a CDS encoding YihY/virulence factor BrkB family protein, giving the protein MGLPRLKHLTWREFARRFWKEIEEDTVTDVAAQLSYYFIFSLFPFLFFLVTLVAYLPFAPGAVDAMMDRIRPLVPGDALNVVSQHLQSIVGETRPKLLTVGLLVALWTASRGVDALRKALNLAYDVSESRPYWKTQGLALLVTLMGGLLIPLSFTILLLGGRVGAWVADKLALVDEFHLVWSWLRWPFTAALVMLMLSLCYYLLPDVKQRFKYITPGSVIGTLAWLGSTWGFTQYVEHFGKYDVTYGSIGGVVVLLLWLYLSGLIFILGGELNAILEHASAQGKAKGARDFGQPAPLEPPLKTPGAAKSAASARKTRLALFRRKRRVAEGKDPEPPGLLPDGNEPPSVH; this is encoded by the coding sequence ATGGGGCTGCCACGGCTCAAGCACCTGACGTGGAGGGAGTTCGCGCGGCGCTTCTGGAAGGAGATTGAAGAGGACACCGTCACCGACGTGGCGGCGCAGCTGTCGTACTACTTCATCTTCTCGCTGTTCCCGTTCCTGTTCTTCCTCGTCACGCTGGTGGCGTACCTGCCGTTCGCGCCCGGCGCGGTGGACGCGATGATGGACCGCATCCGCCCGCTGGTGCCCGGCGACGCGCTGAACGTGGTGAGCCAGCACCTGCAGTCCATCGTCGGGGAGACGCGCCCCAAGCTGCTCACCGTGGGTCTCCTCGTCGCGCTGTGGACCGCCTCGCGCGGCGTGGACGCCCTGCGCAAGGCGCTCAACCTGGCCTACGACGTGTCCGAGTCCCGGCCCTACTGGAAGACGCAGGGCCTGGCGCTGCTGGTGACGCTGATGGGCGGCCTGCTGATCCCGCTCTCCTTCACCATCCTGCTGCTGGGCGGGCGCGTGGGGGCGTGGGTGGCGGACAAGCTGGCGCTCGTCGACGAGTTCCACCTCGTCTGGTCCTGGCTGCGCTGGCCCTTCACCGCCGCGCTGGTGATGCTGATGCTGTCGCTCTGCTACTACCTGCTGCCGGACGTGAAGCAGCGCTTCAAGTACATCACCCCGGGCTCCGTCATCGGCACGCTGGCGTGGCTGGGCAGCACCTGGGGCTTCACCCAGTACGTGGAGCACTTCGGCAAGTACGACGTCACCTACGGCTCCATCGGCGGCGTGGTGGTGCTGCTGCTGTGGCTCTACCTCTCCGGGCTCATCTTCATCCTCGGAGGGGAGCTCAACGCCATCCTGGAGCACGCCTCCGCGCAGGGGAAGGCGAAGGGCGCGCGCGACTTCGGTCAGCCCGCGCCCCTGGAGCCGCCCCTCAAGACGCCCGGCGCGGCCAAGAGCGCCGCCAGCGCCCGGAAGACGCGGCTCGCGCTGTTCAGGCGCAAGCGCCGCGTGGCGGAGGGCAAGGACCCCGAGCCCCCGGGCCTCCTGCCGGACGGGAACGAGCCCCCGTCCGTGCACTGA